Sequence from the Deinococcus sedimenti genome:
GTGCGCGTCGTTCGGGAGGGGGTTGTACACGGCGTCCACGTCCGCCGCGATCACGTCCTCGTAGGTGCCCAGCACCGGCACCCCCCACTCCTCGGCGAAAGCCTGCGCCCGCGCGGAGTGCGGGTCACGCGCGCCGAAGCCCACGACCTCACCGCCCGCCTCGCGAATCGCGGGAATCAGGGCGCGGGCAATGCGGGCGGCGCCCAGCAGCCCCCAGCGGAACGGTCGGTCGGTCATGCCAGCAGCGTAACAGGCGGAGGGTTGATGGTTGATGGTCAACAGCGGGTGCGCGACGAACCCGCCCACCTCAATGCCCCCCCACAACCCACTGCCCACTCCCTACTGCTCAGTCACCTCTTGCTGAGCAGGTACGCCTTGGGGTGGTGGCCGCCGCTGGCGACCTGGAAGAGTTCGTGCGCGTGCCATTTCTGCTGGTTCTGCAGCACCCGTTCGAACAGGCGGATTTCGTGGGTGATGACGCACAGGCGGCCGCGCTGGCTGGTGAGGCGGTGCATCTCGGTCAGGAAGGCGGGGTAGAGGGTCTCGTTCGCGCCGTGGCTGCTGATCGCGTCGCCCCAGGGGAGGTCGGCCATGATCAGGTCGAAGGACCGGGCGGGGAGGTCGGTGTGCAGGGCGTCGCGGTGGGCGACCTCGATCTGCCGCTTGGCGGCGCGGATGTTCTCCTGCGCGCACCGCACGGCTTCGGGGTTCACGTCCACGCCGACGAGGGCGGCGCTGGGTCCCATCAGGTCGCGTTCGATCAGGAGGGTGCCGCTGCCGCTCATGGGGTTGAAGATGCGGTCGGCGTCGCGCTGCCCGGCGAGTTTGTGCGCGGCGTACGCGATGGTGGCGTTCAGGCCGCCCGCCATGTTGCACACGCGCCACGGGCGGGCGCTGAGGGGCCTGGGGGTGATGCGGGCCAGGACGTCCCAGCCCTGAGCGTCGTCGCTGGGGCGCAGGCGGATCAGGAGTTCGCCCGCCTCGGGGTCGTGCGGAAGGCCCAGGCTCTGCTGGAGTTCCTCCGCGAGGCGCTGCATGACCGGGCTGTCCTTCCCGGCGGCGCCGAAGCGGAAGGACTGGTGCCCGCCGACCTCGATGACCTCGCGCAGGTACTCGGTGAGTTCGGAAAGCTGCTGGTTGCCCAGCAGGCCGCGCGGGCGGGGCACGTCCCACGAGCGGATGCGGTACACGGCAACGACGCTGCGCAGGCGCGTCAGGCGTTCGGGGCTGCCGGGGAACCAGAAGCGCAGGCCGCGCACGTCGCGGGCCAGCGGCACGCCGTCCAGTTCGGTCGCGGCGACGTCTTCCAGTCCGGCCAGCACGTCCAGTTCGTACTCGCGGGCGGGCTGGCGGGTGCGGTGGTCCACTTTGGGGCGGGGGCGGCCCTTGGGCGCGTTTCGGTCGGGGCGGGCAGGGCGCGGCATAGCAGATCAGTATACGGGCTGCGCGGCGGGGCGTAGAATCCGGGCCGCATCTATGACCAGCGCCTCTCCCCCACCGCGCGCGCCGGAACCGGGCCGCTCCAGTCGCCGCAAACCTCTGCTGGCCCGCCTGAGTCCGCCGCAGCTGATCGCGCTGTCGTTCGCGGTGGCGATCCTGGTGGGTGGGCTGCTGCTGACCCTGCCGGGCCTGCACGGCGTGAACGAGGACGGCACGCGCCGCAGCGTCAGCTTCCTGCAGGCGCTGTTCACGTCCACGAGCGCGCTGTGCGTGACGGGCCTGAACGTCATCGACCCCAGCCGGGACTTCAACCGGGCGGGGCAGCTGGTGATCATGCTGCTCATCCAGCTGGGCGGCCTGGGGATCATCACGTTCGGGACGTCGTTCGCGCTGCTGTCGCGCCGCCGCGTGAACTTCACCGAGCGCCTGCGCGTGGCGCAGCAGGTGGGCGCGCTGAACGCGGGGGGCGTGCTGGGATTGATCCGCAGCATCTTCCTGTACACGTTCCTGATCGAACTGGCCGGCGCGGCGCTGCTGGCATTCCGGTTCGTGCCGCAGGAGGGCTGGGGGCCGGGGCTGTTCTACGCGCTGTTCCACTCGGTCAGTGCGTTCAACAACGCGGGCTTCGCGCTGTACAGCGACAACCTGATGGGCTTCGTGGGCGACCCGCTGGTCAGCGGGGTGATCGCTCTGCTGATCATCCTGGGCGGCACGGGCTTCCTGGTGCAGTTGAACGTGGTCGCGCACCTGATGAACCCGCGCCGCAACCGCCTGATGGGGCACAGTAAACTGGTGCTGACCATGATGGCCGCGCTGCTGGTGGTGGGCACGCTGGGGTACCTGGTGTTTGAGTGGAGCAACCCGAAGACGCTGGCGCCGCTGGGCTTCGGGGACAAGCTGCTGGCGAGTTTCTTCCAGAGCGTCACGACGCGCACGGCGGGCTTCAACACGCTGGATTACGGCGCGATGCAGTTGTCCACGCTGTTCATGACGATCATCCTGATGTTCATCGGCGCGAACCCCGGCGGGACGGGCGGCGGCATCAAGACCAGCACCTTCTACGTGATGATGGCCTCCGCGTGGAGCATGGTGCGCGGGCGGCGCGACACGACGCTGTTCCGGCGGCGCATCGACACGGACACGATCCTGCGGGCCATGACGGTCGGCCTGCTGAGCATCGGGCTGGTGAACGTGATGTTCCTGCTGCTGCTGGTGTTCAACTCCCGCGCGGACGTGCTGTTCGTGAACCTGTTCTTCGAGGCGGTCAGCGCGTTCGGCACGGTGGGCCTGAGCATGAACACCACGCCCCTGCTGAACGCGAACCAGCAGGTGGTCCTGATTCTCCTGATGTTCCTGGGCCGCATCGGGCCGCTGACGTTCGCGGTGGCGTTCAACCGCCCCGACAGCCGCGCGCTGATCCGCTACCCGGCGGACAAGGATATCCTGATCGGATGATCCTCTCCTGGCCCGGCCGGTGCCGCGCGGCGTGACGCGTGGCCGGCGCCGGGCGCGCAGGCTCCGGCCGCCGCAGCTGATCGCGCTGGTGTACCTGCTGGGGATCGCGCTGGGCGCGGGCGCGCTGCACCTGCCCGGCATGACGCGGCCCGGCGTGGACCTGAGCGTGGTGGACCTGATCTTCACGGCGACCAGCGCGATCTGCATCACGGGACTGGTCGTGGCGGACACCGGCGAGGCGTTCACGCGGCTGGGGCAGGTGACGATCCTGCTGCTGGCGCAGGTGGGCGGGCTGGGCATCCTGACGTTCGGGACGCTGCTGGCGCTGCTGACCGGGCGGCGCGTGAATTTCAGTGAGCGGCAGCATCTGGCGCAGCAGGTGAACGCCCTGGACGTGGGCGGCGTGCTGGGGCTGGTGCGGATCATCTTCCTGTACACGTTCGTGGCGCAGGCGGCGGGAGCACTGCTGCTGTCGCTGCGGTTCGTGCCGCAGTTCGGGCTGGGCGAGGGAATGTACCAGTCGGTGTTCCACGCGATCAGCGCGTACAACAACGCGGGGTTCGTGGTCCTGCCGGGCGGCATGCTCCCGTACGCGCAGGACCCGCTGGTGAGTGGCGTGATCGCGCTGCTGATTGTGCTGGGCGGCCTGGGGTTCCTGGTGCAGCTGAACCTCCTGACGCACCTGGCGAACCCGCGCCGCACGCGCCTGATGGTGTACAGCCGCCTGACGCTGGTGACGACCGGGGCGCTGCTGGCGCTGGGCGCGGCGCTGCTGCTGGCCCTGGAGTGGAGCGGGGCGCTCGCGGGCCTGGGCACCGGCGGGAAACTGCTGGCCGCAGCGTTCCAGAGCGTCACGCCCCGCTCCGGGGGCTTCGCGACGGTGGACCTGCTGGCGCTGGCGCCGGGTAGCGTGTTCCTGCTGATCGCGCTGATGTTCATCGGGGCGAACAGCGGCTCGACCGGTGGGGGTATCAAGACGAGTACCTTCGCGATCCTGCTGGGCAGCGCGTGGAACCTGATCCGGGGCCGCACGGAACTCATCGCGTTCGGGAGGCGCGTGATGCCGGAGAACGTCGTGCGGGCCGGGACGATCACGACCATCTACACGCTGCTGGTATTCACGGGGTTCTTCCTGATGCTGGTCACGAATCCGGCGCTGGGCTTCACGCCGCTGCTGTTCGAGACGGTCAGCGCGGCGGCGACGGTGGGCCTGAGCCTTGACGTGACGCACCGCCTGAACGACGCGGGATTGACCGTGCTGTGCGCGCTGATGTACCTGGGCCGCATCGGGCCGGTGACGTTCGCGCTGGCGCTGAGTCTGCGGGAGACGCCGGGCAGCGTGATCAAATACCCGCCGGAACGCGACATCCTGGTCGGCTGAGGTCCAGCTGCTCTCCCCTCTGCGGACGGGTGATGCGGGTTCCGTTTGTTCCGTTAACAGATCGGAACACCACCAATCTGTCAACTCCACGCCCGGAACCCGCTTTGCTCCTTCTCGCATCCGCTCGGGGTGAAAGTTTTTGCAAACCTTTCACCCGGAGTCCGTCTCAGTCCTGGGTAACCTTCACGCCCTTCCAGAAGGCGACGCGGCCCGCGATCTGCCGGGCGGCGTCCTTGGGTGCGGGGTAGTACCAGGCGGCGTCGGGGTTCTCCTGTCCGTTCACGTGGAGGGTGTGGTAGCTGGCCTCACCCTTCCAGGGGCAGGTGGTGTGGGTGGTGCTGGGGCGCAGGTACTCGGGGTTGACGCTGCCCGCGGGGAAGTAGTGGTTGCCCTCGACGACGACGGTGTCGTCGGACTGGGCGATGGTCGCGCCGTTCCAGGTGGCTTTCATGGGTTCACGCTACGGGCGGCGGGCGGGCGTGACTGTTGCCGGGCTTGCCGCGTGAGCATTCGGTGAAGGTTGACTTTCGGAAGCGCTTCCGTTTTGAATGAAAGCCTACATGAAACGCTTCCATATGGTCGGGCGCGCGGGCGCCCTGGCGGCCCTCACGCTGTCCCTGTCGGCCTGTAGCCTGTTCAAAGCCCCCTCACAGCCCACGCCGCGCGCCTGGCAGGACGAGGTCATCTACTTCGCGATGACCGACCGGTTCGCCAACGGCAACGCGGCCAACGACAACGGCCCGAACCGCGACGCCGGGGACCGCGCCGACCGCACCAACCCCCTGGCGTGGCACGGCGGGGACTTCGCGGGCCTGAAAGCCAAGATCGACGACGGGTACTTCAAGCGGATGGGCTTCACCGCCATCTGGGTCAGCCCGGTCGTGCTGCAGGTGCCCGCCATCAACACCGGCAGCGGCCCCAGCCAGGGCAAACCGTTCGCCGGGTACCACGGCTACTGGGCCGAGGACTTCAAGAAGGTCGACCCGCACTTCGGCACCCTGGACGAGTACAAGGCGCTGATCGACACGGCGCACAAGAACGGCATCAAGGTCATCCAGGACATCGTGGTGAACCACGCCGGGTACGGCGCGACCCTCACCAAGACGAACCCCGACTGGTTCCACACGAAGGCGGACTGCGACGCGTCGAGCAACAAGACCACCGACTGCGACCTGGCGGGTTTGCCGGACTTCAGGCAGGACCTCCCGGCGGTCACCGCGTACCTGAACGACTTCGTGACGTACTGGCGCGGCGCGACCGGCATCGACGGGCTGCGCATCGACACCATGAAGCACGTGCCCGACGCGTACTGGACGCAGTTCTTCAAGGCGGGCGGCGTGGGCGACCCGGCGAAGATCTGGTCGGTCGGTGAGGTGTTCGACGGGAACCCCGCCTACCTCGCGCGCTTCATGAACGACCTCGGTTCGCCCAGCGTGTTCGACTTCGCGCTGTACTTCTCGTTCAAGGATCAGATGAGCAGCGCGGGTGGGAACCTGGACCGCATGGCGGACGTGTTCGCGCAGGACGGCGTGTACCGCGACCCGACCCGCCTGACGACCTTCGTGGACAACCATGACGTGCGTCGCTTCGTCACCGAGGTGACCGAGCGGGGCGGCAGCGCCGCGCAGGCCGCCGAGCGGCTGGACATGGCGCTGTCCACCATGTACTTCTCACGCGGGACGCCCAGCGTCTGGCAGGGCACCGAGTACGCCCAGCCCGGCAAGGGTGATCCCTACGACTACCCGCTGGGGCAGGGCAACCGCGAGGACATGGACTTCACCCGCCTGGTCGGCAGCACGCTCGACGAGCGCCTGGGTGCTCTGGCCTCCGCGCGCGGCAAATACCGCGCCCTGACGCGCGGCGCGCAGCAGGAACTCTGGCGCCCGAACGGCGGCGCGCCCGTCCTCGCCTACCGCCGCGTGATCAGCGGCGTGCAGGGCGTGGCCGGGCAGCCCGTGGTGTTCGTCGTGAACAACGGCGACACGGAACTCGATCTGGGCAGCCTAAGTGGCGGCGGGATTCCGCTGCTGGGCACCTTCTCCGGCAGCGCCCTGACCGAGGTGACGGGCCGCGCCATGACCCTCAGCGTCAGCGGCGGCAAACTGGTGGGCCGCGTGCCCGCCCGCAGCGTCCTGGCCGTCACCGCGCCCGGCGGGTCCGGCGCGGCAGGCACCGTGAACGCGGCCCTGCCGGAGGTCGCGGGCCTGACCGTGCAGGCCGGAGACAGCGCCGCGCAGCTGACCTGGACGCCGAGCACCGACGCGAAGGTCGCCGGGTACCGCGTGTACGTGAAGGCGGCGGGCGGCACCGAGCGCCTCGTGAACTTCGCGCCCATCCCGGCCGCGCAGGGCAGCTTCCTGGTGCGCGGCCTGACGAACGACGTGACCACCACCTTCCGCGTGGTGACGGTGGACAGCGCCGGAGCCGAGAGCAAGGGCGTGAGCGCCACCGGCACGCCGAGCAGCAAGAACACCGCGAAGGTGACGTTCACCGTGGACGCCCGCACGCAGGGCAACGGCCCCATCGAGTTGCGCCGCTTCGACACCGGCAGCCAGGTCGAGTACCCCATGACGCAGGACACGCCGGGCGTGTGGAAGACCAGCATCGACCTGCCGCTGTTCCGCGAGGTGAAGTTCAAGTTCGGGAACGACAGTGCGGGCGCGAAGAACGGCGGGTACGAGGCGCCGGGCCAGGGTGACCGCGCGTACGTGGTCGGCACGAACGGGAACGCCTACAGCGGCACGTACGACTTCACCGAGCAGCCCGTCCCGGCCGCCACGGTGACCGGGCGTGTCACGGGCGGCGGGCAGAACCTGGGCGGCGCCCTGGTGGAGGCGACCAGCGCCGACCCGGCCCTGAACTACGCGATCACCTTCCCGGACGGCACGTACACCCTGCGCGTCCCCGCCGGGGCGCAGACCCTCAAGGCCAGCGCCGGCGGGTACCTGGACGGCACGCTGAACGTCACGGCACCCGCGCAGAACGCGAACATCGACCTGGCACGCGATATCCGCACGAAGTACACCATCGACGGGAACCTGAGCGACTGGACCGCGCCCACCGTCAGCGTGCAGAGCCCCGCCGAGGGGACCTTCGGCCCGAACAACAACTGGCTGACCCTGCGGGCCGACAGTGACGCGGACTTCCTGTACCTCGCGTACACGTACCGCGTGGACGGCAACAGCGCGATCCTGTACCTGGACACCGCGCCCGGCGGTGCGAAACAGGCCGATCAGTTCGACGCCTGGAAGCGCGCCGCGACCTTCGGCGGGCAGGTGGACGGCGTGAACGCCTTCATCGCCCGCTACGGCACCAAGAAAGCGCAGCTGCGCCTCGTGCAGAGCGACACGGCCACGCCCGAGGTGAACGCCGCCGACTACCTGCAGGCCAGCAGCGGGACGGCCCCCGACCAGACGGTGGAACTCGCCATTCCCTGGACGGCGCTGGGCCTGAGCGGGAAACCCACCGCCGGGATCGGCCTGATGGGCGGCATCTTCGGCGGGGACGGCTACGGCGCGGGCGACATCATCCCCGACGCGAAGAGCACCCCGGCGGGTGCGAACAGCACCGACTGCACGCAGCAGTGCCGCGCGACGTTCACGGGACCCCTCAAACTGCCCTGAACCTCACCAGCAGAGAGGGCGTGCCGGTCGAACCTGGCACGCCCTCCTCCTCATTTGCTCACGCGACTGGCGTCGCCCGCAGGTAATCCAGAATCCCTTCCACATCCGACGGCGCCAGATTCTCCAGCAGCCACCCCGCATCCACCCGCTCCGCCTGCGCCCGCGCGTTCAACACCTGCGCCAGCACCTCCAGCACCGCGTCCATCAACTCCACCTCACTGCCCCCCTCACCCGCACCCGCCAACAGACGCTCCTCCGAGAGCGACAACGGCAACCCGGAAAACACCAGATCATTCACCTCGAACGGAGCCCGCTCATTCAACTGCCGACCAAACTTCACCTGAGTCATACAAATCCCCTCCCAGTCATGCGCGGGGCAACGGCTGCCCACGCACGAACGCTTCCCTGGCCGCCCGCAACCACGCATTCTCCGGCGCGTCCTGAACCGTCGTCAGGTAATCCAGCAGCGCGTCATGAATCGCCTGCAACTGCGCCGTGAACAGATTCAACGCGTCCGTCTCCGGCGACACGTAGAACTTATTGCAGATCAGCAGCCGCTCCCGGTCAATCAGGAAACAGATCTCCCGGTGCCGCAACGCCACCCCGTTGATCAACTCCAGAATCTGCTCCCGGTACTCGTCGTACAGCCCCTCGTAATCCCGCAGATCATAGGAAATGATGACTGTTTCTGGATCGGCCGTTTTCTGGATTCCGAGGGGAATACCGCCAGTATCAAAGGAAACATAGTGGTCATCCTGACTGGTGACGCGATCGCCCTTGATATTTTTCATGAAATGCTCGAAGGCTTCCCACGACTTGATATACCTTTTTCCATTTAGATAGGATTTGAAATTGCCTCGTCTCATCGCGCTCCCACCCTCACCAAAACTTTGTCCAATGTGGAATAGAGCACTATCAATGATTTCAGAAGGAATGCCACTCCCATGGAGAATAATGGCGCGTTGATTCATAATCCGTCCGGATTTTTGTATTGGTGATACAAAAACATCCCAATCGTTTAAATTTTGGATTGATATATCTGGACAGCTAGACGGAAATTCAATCGCTAGGCAATTGGATTCGTAATTCGATATTGATATATCAATTCCTGAATATGAAAATATAAAACTATCGCCGCCATCAATCATGTCAAACCCCCTAGACTTGAGATGACTGACAGCATTATCCAGACAATTGCCAAAAAATTGATCAGGCAGATCTTTAGGCTGCCGAAACATACCTCTAAGCAGTTGATTGAGCACTCTTTCTACCCCTTATGACTTAACAAGCTCAATGCACGCAACTTTCGACGAGAAATTCAATCTCCTGAGGTACCACAAAACTTACATTGCTATTTCTCTTCCGAGGATGTATTTGCGACCTCGTGAATATCCCCGCCCAGAGTGTTGCCCAAGATGGCGCCCGCCTGTTTGAAAATCAGGTCGTACCCTGCCGCACCGG
This genomic interval carries:
- a CDS encoding methyltransferase domain-containing protein, whose amino-acid sequence is MPRPARPDRNAPKGRPRPKVDHRTRQPAREYELDVLAGLEDVAATELDGVPLARDVRGLRFWFPGSPERLTRLRSVVAVYRIRSWDVPRPRGLLGNQQLSELTEYLREVIEVGGHQSFRFGAAGKDSPVMQRLAEELQQSLGLPHDPEAGELLIRLRPSDDAQGWDVLARITPRPLSARPWRVCNMAGGLNATIAYAAHKLAGQRDADRIFNPMSGSGTLLIERDLMGPSAALVGVDVNPEAVRCAQENIRAAKRQIEVAHRDALHTDLPARSFDLIMADLPWGDAISSHGANETLYPAFLTEMHRLTSQRGRLCVITHEIRLFERVLQNQQKWHAHELFQVASGGHHPKAYLLSKR
- a CDS encoding TrkH family potassium uptake protein, with protein sequence MTSASPPPRAPEPGRSSRRKPLLARLSPPQLIALSFAVAILVGGLLLTLPGLHGVNEDGTRRSVSFLQALFTSTSALCVTGLNVIDPSRDFNRAGQLVIMLLIQLGGLGIITFGTSFALLSRRRVNFTERLRVAQQVGALNAGGVLGLIRSIFLYTFLIELAGAALLAFRFVPQEGWGPGLFYALFHSVSAFNNAGFALYSDNLMGFVGDPLVSGVIALLIILGGTGFLVQLNVVAHLMNPRRNRLMGHSKLVLTMMAALLVVGTLGYLVFEWSNPKTLAPLGFGDKLLASFFQSVTTRTAGFNTLDYGAMQLSTLFMTIILMFIGANPGGTGGGIKTSTFYVMMASAWSMVRGRRDTTLFRRRIDTDTILRAMTVGLLSIGLVNVMFLLLLVFNSRADVLFVNLFFEAVSAFGTVGLSMNTTPLLNANQQVVLILLMFLGRIGPLTFAVAFNRPDSRALIRYPADKDILIG
- a CDS encoding TrkH family potassium uptake protein, whose product is MTRGRRRARRLRPPQLIALVYLLGIALGAGALHLPGMTRPGVDLSVVDLIFTATSAICITGLVVADTGEAFTRLGQVTILLLAQVGGLGILTFGTLLALLTGRRVNFSERQHLAQQVNALDVGGVLGLVRIIFLYTFVAQAAGALLLSLRFVPQFGLGEGMYQSVFHAISAYNNAGFVVLPGGMLPYAQDPLVSGVIALLIVLGGLGFLVQLNLLTHLANPRRTRLMVYSRLTLVTTGALLALGAALLLALEWSGALAGLGTGGKLLAAAFQSVTPRSGGFATVDLLALAPGSVFLLIALMFIGANSGSTGGGIKTSTFAILLGSAWNLIRGRTELIAFGRRVMPENVVRAGTITTIYTLLVFTGFFLMLVTNPALGFTPLLFETVSAAATVGLSLDVTHRLNDAGLTVLCALMYLGRIGPVTFALALSLRETPGSVIKYPPERDILVG
- a CDS encoding DUF427 domain-containing protein — its product is MKATWNGATIAQSDDTVVVEGNHYFPAGSVNPEYLRPSTTHTTCPWKGEASYHTLHVNGQENPDAAWYYPAPKDAARQIAGRVAFWKGVKVTQD
- a CDS encoding alpha-amylase family glycosyl hydrolase, with protein sequence MKRFHMVGRAGALAALTLSLSACSLFKAPSQPTPRAWQDEVIYFAMTDRFANGNAANDNGPNRDAGDRADRTNPLAWHGGDFAGLKAKIDDGYFKRMGFTAIWVSPVVLQVPAINTGSGPSQGKPFAGYHGYWAEDFKKVDPHFGTLDEYKALIDTAHKNGIKVIQDIVVNHAGYGATLTKTNPDWFHTKADCDASSNKTTDCDLAGLPDFRQDLPAVTAYLNDFVTYWRGATGIDGLRIDTMKHVPDAYWTQFFKAGGVGDPAKIWSVGEVFDGNPAYLARFMNDLGSPSVFDFALYFSFKDQMSSAGGNLDRMADVFAQDGVYRDPTRLTTFVDNHDVRRFVTEVTERGGSAAQAAERLDMALSTMYFSRGTPSVWQGTEYAQPGKGDPYDYPLGQGNREDMDFTRLVGSTLDERLGALASARGKYRALTRGAQQELWRPNGGAPVLAYRRVISGVQGVAGQPVVFVVNNGDTELDLGSLSGGGIPLLGTFSGSALTEVTGRAMTLSVSGGKLVGRVPARSVLAVTAPGGSGAAGTVNAALPEVAGLTVQAGDSAAQLTWTPSTDAKVAGYRVYVKAAGGTERLVNFAPIPAAQGSFLVRGLTNDVTTTFRVVTVDSAGAESKGVSATGTPSSKNTAKVTFTVDARTQGNGPIELRRFDTGSQVEYPMTQDTPGVWKTSIDLPLFREVKFKFGNDSAGAKNGGYEAPGQGDRAYVVGTNGNAYSGTYDFTEQPVPAATVTGRVTGGGQNLGGALVEATSADPALNYAITFPDGTYTLRVPAGAQTLKASAGGYLDGTLNVTAPAQNANIDLARDIRTKYTIDGNLSDWTAPTVSVQSPAEGTFGPNNNWLTLRADSDADFLYLAYTYRVDGNSAILYLDTAPGGAKQADQFDAWKRAATFGGQVDGVNAFIARYGTKKAQLRLVQSDTATPEVNAADYLQASSGTAPDQTVELAIPWTALGLSGKPTAGIGLMGGIFGGDGYGAGDIIPDAKSTPAGANSTDCTQQCRATFTGPLKLP